A single Sulfurimonas aquatica DNA region contains:
- the glgB gene encoding 1,4-alpha-glucan branching protein GlgB: MKHSIHYDLSTLTELDIYLFKQGSHTKLYEKFGSHMMTHNGKSGVHFSVWAPNAQNVSVRGDFNDYVEDTHPLKLREDDSGIWEGFIEGVEEGLTYKYHIVSKFHNIVHEKSDPFAFYSEKPSKSASRVWSLESYEWNDKAWMKERFKHNAHDAPVSVYEMHLGSWMRKVEEENRYLSYRELSVELLKYLKQMNYTHVEFMPLTEYPYFGSWGYQVVGYFSATARFGEPEDLMYLIDTLHNNGIGVIMDWVPSHFAVDMHGLINFDGTALYEHEDPRQGYHPEWGSIIFNYGRNEVKSFLISSAMFWLDKYHIDGIRVDAVASMLYLNYAREEGEWIPNEHGGNENLEAVSFLRKLNESVYSEFSDIMMIAEESTAWPMVTRPTSIGGLGFGFKWNMGWMHDSLKYMSYDPIHRQHHHHQLTFSLWYAFDEHFMLPLSHDEVVHMKGSLINKMPGDNNQKFANLRAMYAYMMAHPGKKLLFMGGDIAQFSEWNFEKSLDWHLLENPLHSKLQKMVSDLNMIYRRERALYLYDEKKIGFEWIDDGDYQHNCISFMRKSDDADETVYILCNLADETRDSYKVGVPFEGEYEEIFNSQSTYYEGWNIGNTGPITAKKEQMHGREYSLSLTLPPLGVIYLKRVIKK, encoded by the coding sequence ATGAAACACTCTATCCACTATGACTTATCTACTTTAACTGAGTTAGATATTTATCTTTTTAAACAGGGTAGCCATACAAAACTTTATGAGAAATTTGGCTCTCATATGATGACGCATAATGGCAAAAGTGGTGTACACTTTAGTGTATGGGCACCAAATGCACAAAATGTTAGTGTTCGAGGTGATTTTAATGACTATGTAGAAGATACTCACCCTCTTAAACTTCGTGAAGATGACTCTGGTATTTGGGAAGGCTTTATAGAAGGTGTTGAAGAGGGCTTAACATACAAGTACCACATTGTTTCAAAATTTCATAATATCGTACATGAGAAGAGTGATCCATTTGCTTTTTACAGTGAAAAACCTTCAAAATCAGCTTCTCGCGTATGGAGCCTTGAGAGTTATGAGTGGAATGATAAGGCTTGGATGAAGGAGCGTTTTAAGCATAATGCTCATGACGCACCAGTATCAGTCTATGAGATGCACCTTGGTTCATGGATGCGTAAAGTAGAAGAGGAAAATCGTTATCTAAGTTATAGAGAACTTAGTGTGGAGCTATTGAAGTACTTGAAGCAGATGAACTATACTCATGTTGAGTTTATGCCTTTAACTGAATACCCTTACTTTGGTTCATGGGGCTATCAGGTTGTTGGTTACTTTTCTGCAACTGCACGCTTTGGAGAGCCTGAAGATCTTATGTATTTAATCGATACACTCCATAACAATGGTATTGGAGTAATTATGGATTGGGTACCTTCTCACTTTGCCGTTGATATGCATGGACTGATTAACTTTGATGGAACGGCTCTATATGAGCATGAGGACCCAAGACAAGGATATCATCCTGAATGGGGTAGTATTATATTTAACTATGGCCGTAACGAAGTCAAATCTTTTCTTATCTCATCAGCGATGTTTTGGCTTGATAAGTATCATATTGATGGCATTCGTGTAGATGCAGTTGCCTCTATGCTCTATCTTAACTATGCTAGAGAAGAGGGGGAGTGGATTCCAAATGAGCATGGTGGAAATGAAAACTTAGAAGCAGTGTCGTTTTTGAGAAAGTTAAATGAGAGCGTATATTCAGAGTTCTCAGACATCATGATGATTGCAGAAGAGTCTACTGCTTGGCCAATGGTAACAAGGCCGACAAGCATAGGCGGTTTAGGTTTTGGCTTTAAATGGAATATGGGATGGATGCATGATTCATTAAAATATATGAGTTATGATCCGATTCATAGACAACACCACCATCATCAACTCACCTTTAGTCTTTGGTATGCGTTTGATGAGCACTTTATGCTACCTCTGAGTCATGATGAGGTTGTGCACATGAAAGGCTCACTCATAAATAAAATGCCCGGAGACAATAATCAAAAATTTGCAAACTTACGCGCAATGTATGCTTATATGATGGCACACCCTGGTAAAAAACTACTTTTTATGGGTGGAGATATTGCTCAGTTTTCAGAGTGGAACTTTGAGAAGAGTCTTGATTGGCATTTGCTTGAAAATCCTCTACACTCTAAACTACAAAAGATGGTAAGTGATTTGAATATGATATATCGTAGAGAGAGAGCCTTATATCTGTATGATGAAAAAAAGATTGGTTTTGAATGGATAGATGATGGGGACTACCAGCATAACTGTATCAGTTTTATGCGCAAGTCTGATGATGCAGATGAAACAGTCTATATCTTATGCAACCTTGCAGATGAAACGCGAGACTCTTATAAGGTTGGCGTGCCATTTGAGGGTGAGTATGAAGAGATATTTAACTCACAGTCAACTTATTATGAGGGTTGGAATATAGGTAACACGGGCCCTATAACTGCAAAAAAAGAGCAAATGCATGGAAGGGAGTACTCTTTAAGTTTAACACTTCCTCCTTTAGGTGTAATATACCTCAAACGAGTGATTAAAAAATAA
- the glgA gene encoding glycogen synthase GlgA, which translates to MNKLNILIAASEVVPFAKSGGLADVVGALPKALRKLGHDVRIVMPRYYIVDKEKYNLKTLDGSLGVPMGSMGEVWAGVFEGVLPGSDIPIYFIEHEEFFGRKGLYDEDGQGYGDNDNRFIFFSKAVMQLAKKLRFKPDVIHANDWHTAAIPILLNTTYSNDSDFEHTGTLLSIHNLQHQGKFYKGAMDVLGVGWEHFNANELEEYDGINLLKGGIVHADAINAVSKKYAEEIRTSEFGWGLEGLINDKAYKLYGILNGVDYEEWSPAVDKLIPANFDIDDLSGKAKCKKTLQKEFKLPVRSDVPVIGLVGRLAEQKGIDLLAGAISNLMELDIQIVLLGAGEKWAEHFFADVALKYPQKFACYIGYQNDLAHKIEAGSDLFLMPSLFEPCGLNQIYSLRYGTLPIVRATGGLDDTIENYESKSKSGTGFKFYDATPEALNGTVKWAVDVWYNDEIGFDQLRRNAMKKRFDWSEAAKGYEELYSHIIKGRLNSAAQ; encoded by the coding sequence ATGAATAAACTAAATATATTAATTGCAGCTTCTGAAGTTGTTCCCTTTGCTAAGAGTGGTGGCCTAGCTGACGTTGTTGGTGCTCTACCTAAAGCTCTTCGTAAATTAGGACACGACGTACGCATTGTAATGCCGCGTTATTACATTGTCGATAAAGAGAAATATAATCTTAAGACACTTGATGGCTCATTAGGCGTGCCGATGGGAAGTATGGGTGAAGTTTGGGCTGGTGTTTTTGAAGGAGTTCTTCCAGGAAGTGATATTCCTATCTATTTTATTGAGCATGAAGAGTTCTTTGGTCGTAAAGGTTTATATGATGAAGATGGACAAGGGTATGGAGATAATGATAATCGTTTTATTTTCTTCTCAAAAGCAGTGATGCAACTAGCAAAAAAACTCCGCTTTAAACCTGACGTCATCCATGCAAATGATTGGCATACTGCGGCTATTCCCATTTTGCTTAATACAACTTATTCAAATGATTCAGACTTTGAACATACGGGGACGCTACTGAGCATTCACAACCTTCAGCATCAAGGTAAGTTTTACAAAGGCGCAATGGATGTCTTAGGGGTAGGATGGGAGCATTTTAACGCCAATGAGCTTGAAGAGTATGATGGCATTAACCTCCTTAAAGGTGGAATAGTTCATGCAGACGCTATAAACGCGGTAAGTAAAAAATATGCGGAGGAGATTCGTACATCTGAGTTTGGATGGGGACTAGAAGGTTTGATAAATGACAAAGCGTATAAGCTTTATGGCATTTTAAATGGTGTTGATTATGAAGAGTGGAGCCCGGCGGTAGATAAACTCATACCAGCAAACTTTGATATCGATGATCTTTCCGGCAAGGCTAAATGTAAAAAAACTTTGCAAAAAGAGTTTAAGCTTCCTGTTCGAAGTGATGTCCCAGTAATCGGTTTAGTTGGACGTTTGGCAGAACAAAAAGGTATAGATCTACTCGCTGGAGCAATTTCAAACTTGATGGAGCTTGATATTCAAATAGTACTTTTAGGTGCCGGTGAGAAGTGGGCTGAGCATTTCTTTGCTGATGTTGCTTTGAAATATCCTCAGAAATTTGCTTGCTATATAGGGTATCAAAATGATTTGGCACACAAAATAGAAGCTGGAAGTGATCTCTTTTTAATGCCTTCACTGTTTGAGCCATGTGGCCTCAACCAGATATATAGTCTGCGTTATGGAACCCTACCAATAGTACGCGCAACAGGTGGGTTAGATGACACTATTGAAAACTATGAAAGCAAAAGTAAGAGCGGTACGGGTTTTAAGTTTTATGATGCAACACCCGAGGCTTTAAATGGCACAGTGAAATGGGCGGTAGATGTCTGGTACAATGATGAGATAGGCTTTGATCAGTTAAGACGTAACGCTATGAAGAAACGTTTTGACTGGAGTGAAGCGGCTAAAGGTTATGAAGAACTTTACTCTCATATAATAAAGGGCCGCCTCAATAGCGCTGCCCAATAG
- a CDS encoding phosphoglycerate kinase, which produces MTSNIAYMSGVKSLKEIDVTGKRVLIRVDFNVPMDNHFNISDDRRIKEALPTINYCIDHNACSITLVSHLGNPKNGYEDSFTLRHIQKRLERLLEKKVEFIDDFEASKAEISTCSLERVFLLENIRFHDGEKKNDAELSKKLADICDVYVNDAFGTSHRKHASTYGIAKYVENSVAGFLMMKEIAAFNKALEKPIRPIALVVGGAKISSKITLLSSVMPKIDKLIIGGAMSNTFLSAQGYDMQASLFEEEFVKTAKKVLEDAKVNGVKVYLPVDAVITDSIEHPVDVRVVPSQDVLEGFHAVDIGPATLKLFSEAIELSNTIIWNGPMGIYEIERFSKGTYKLASAIGDCYAYTIVGGGDTADAVEKAGEKDNFSFISTGGGASLELLEGKILPGFECLQRR; this is translated from the coding sequence ATGACAAGTAATATTGCATATATGAGTGGCGTTAAAAGTCTTAAAGAGATAGATGTTACAGGTAAAAGGGTATTGATTCGTGTGGATTTTAATGTTCCTATGGATAATCATTTTAATATTTCAGATGATCGTCGTATTAAAGAAGCCTTACCAACGATTAATTATTGTATAGACCATAACGCATGCTCTATTACTCTTGTATCACACCTTGGTAATCCAAAAAATGGATACGAAGACTCTTTTACACTAAGACACATTCAAAAAAGACTCGAGCGTTTATTAGAAAAAAAAGTAGAGTTTATTGATGACTTTGAAGCTTCTAAAGCAGAGATATCTACTTGTTCGCTTGAACGCGTCTTTTTACTTGAAAATATACGTTTTCACGATGGAGAGAAGAAGAATGATGCTGAACTCTCAAAAAAACTTGCTGATATATGTGACGTTTATGTAAATGATGCTTTTGGAACGTCGCATAGAAAGCATGCATCTACATATGGAATAGCTAAATATGTTGAGAATAGCGTTGCAGGTTTTTTAATGATGAAAGAGATAGCCGCTTTTAATAAGGCACTTGAAAAACCTATACGACCCATCGCTTTAGTTGTTGGAGGTGCGAAGATATCATCGAAGATTACCCTTTTAAGCTCTGTAATGCCAAAAATAGATAAGTTAATCATAGGTGGCGCTATGAGTAATACTTTTCTTAGTGCACAAGGTTATGATATGCAAGCTTCACTCTTTGAAGAGGAGTTTGTTAAAACTGCAAAAAAAGTGCTAGAAGATGCAAAAGTAAATGGCGTTAAGGTCTACCTCCCTGTTGATGCTGTAATAACAGACTCAATTGAGCATCCTGTGGATGTAAGAGTTGTGCCATCTCAAGATGTTTTAGAGGGTTTTCATGCAGTTGATATTGGACCTGCTACACTGAAGCTTTTTTCTGAAGCTATAGAGCTTTCTAACACAATAATATGGAACGGCCCAATGGGAATTTATGAAATAGAAAGATTTTCAAAAGGAACTTATAAGCTTGCAAGCGCCATAGGTGACTGCTATGCTTATACTATTGTTGGGGGTGGAGACACTGCTGATGCTGTAGAAAAGGCAGGTGAAAAAGATAACTTTAGCTTTATATCTACTGGTGGAGGAGCAAGCTTAGAACTCTTAGAAGGTAAGATTTTACCTGGATTTGAATGTCTCCAGAGACGCTAG
- the glgP gene encoding alpha-glucan family phosphorylase, which translates to MVLHDYQFDSKYKTSVAYFSMEFAIHQALKIYSGGLGFLSGSHMRSAYDLKQNVVGIGILWSYGYYDQGRNENGSLQADFIRKHYYFLEDLGIQATVNIHSQDVHVKAFYLAAGVFNSAPLILLTTDIPENDFLARTITHKLYDMNTETRISQEIVLGIGGVKVLKSLQHQVDIYHMNEGHAVPLVYELYSELKDMQEVKKKVVFTTHTPEAAGNEEHNINLLHKFGFFNGLSLEKVREISLMKKTDTFNLTVGALRAVKMTNAVSKFHGEVANRMWKECEGRSEITYITNAQNRRFWTDKGMLGALDEHEDYALISRKKHLKRILFDEVADQTGKMFNPDILTIVWARRFAEYKRPGLIKQDLLRFKAMLESEKYPVQIIWAGKPYPFDTNAVNTFNELIHISKDMKNMAVLIGYELELSGVLKKGSDLWLNTPRVSREASGTSGMTASMNGSIHLSTNDGWHPEFSKDGCNSFTIPPIDHNKPPEEQDYEDNKNLMDMLENEIIPRYYQRPEQWTQMMKKAMEDVIPAFDSGRMAHEYYVKMYDI; encoded by the coding sequence ATGGTATTACATGATTATCAATTCGATTCAAAGTATAAGACAAGTGTTGCTTACTTCTCCATGGAATTTGCTATACATCAAGCACTGAAAATATATTCAGGTGGACTTGGGTTTCTCTCAGGCTCACATATGCGTAGTGCTTATGACCTTAAACAAAATGTAGTAGGAATTGGTATCTTATGGAGTTATGGATACTATGATCAAGGACGTAATGAGAATGGTAGCCTACAAGCTGACTTTATAAGAAAACATTACTATTTTCTTGAAGATCTTGGTATACAGGCTACTGTTAACATTCACTCCCAAGACGTACATGTAAAGGCCTTCTATTTAGCTGCTGGCGTTTTTAATTCTGCACCTTTGATACTGCTTACTACGGATATACCTGAAAATGACTTTCTTGCAAGAACCATTACCCATAAACTTTATGACATGAATACAGAGACACGTATATCACAAGAGATTGTTTTAGGGATTGGTGGAGTAAAAGTTTTAAAATCCTTACAACACCAAGTGGATATATATCATATGAATGAAGGGCATGCTGTACCTTTAGTATATGAGTTATACTCTGAGCTAAAAGATATGCAAGAAGTTAAAAAAAAGGTTGTCTTTACAACACACACTCCTGAAGCGGCTGGAAATGAAGAGCATAACATTAACTTACTACATAAGTTTGGTTTTTTTAATGGTCTGAGTCTTGAAAAAGTTCGTGAAATAAGTTTGATGAAAAAGACAGACACTTTTAATCTTACTGTAGGTGCTTTAAGAGCGGTTAAAATGACAAATGCCGTTTCTAAGTTTCATGGAGAAGTGGCTAACCGTATGTGGAAAGAGTGTGAGGGGCGTTCAGAAATCACTTATATAACAAATGCACAAAATAGACGTTTTTGGACAGATAAGGGAATGCTTGGAGCCTTGGATGAACATGAAGACTATGCTCTCATATCACGTAAAAAACATCTCAAACGCATCTTATTTGATGAGGTAGCTGATCAGACTGGAAAAATGTTTAATCCAGACATACTTACTATAGTCTGGGCAAGACGTTTTGCAGAGTATAAACGACCAGGGCTTATCAAGCAAGATTTACTGCGTTTTAAAGCGATGTTAGAGAGTGAAAAATATCCTGTTCAGATTATTTGGGCAGGTAAACCTTACCCTTTTGATACAAATGCAGTTAATACTTTTAACGAGTTGATTCATATCAGTAAAGATATGAAAAATATGGCTGTTTTGATTGGTTATGAGCTTGAGCTCTCTGGCGTTTTGAAAAAAGGGAGTGATTTATGGTTAAATACTCCTCGCGTATCTAGAGAAGCAAGCGGTACAAGTGGAATGACAGCAAGTATGAATGGCTCTATTCATCTCTCTACAAATGATGGTTGGCACCCTGAGTTTTCTAAAGATGGTTGTAACTCTTTTACCATTCCGCCGATTGATCACAACAAACCACCCGAAGAGCAAGACTATGAAGATAATAAGAATTTAATGGATATGCTTGAAAATGAGATAATTCCTAGATATTATCAAAGACCCGAGCAGTGGACGCAGATGATGAAAAAAGCTATGGAAGACGTTATTCCTGCCTTTGACTCAGGGCGTATGGCTCATGAGTATTATGTCAAAATGTATGACATCTAA
- a CDS encoding glucose-6-phosphate isomerase, giving the protein MLHFSRDFSFENTAAHQNMMDDAFASISEEYKSGEVGYYNLPHDSHALLDEVQELIQGNILLNSGQIKDIAVIGIGGSSLGIKAVNSLMLSKNLNTRRLHFFENSDPIDISRTMAKLRKENTLFIVISKSGSTIETTSIFKTIISYFDLELESVDSQRVIVITDKGSSLSLFAKHYGVKQFNISDNVGGRFSVLSAVGIVPLTLAGYDTKTLLDSAEGFLTRFFNHEEDHILEKACHFYEHSPMQSINVLFAYANDLENLCKWYVQLWGESLGKINTQEKNVGLTPIGLIGSIDQHSFLQLLIEGPKDKTVTFVSIEDFENDLSIPDVTLKHIEKTNFVNSNSFNTLINAQCDATRESLIQSGVSVDSIVFQRICEGNIGTMIIYYELLTSLVGAMLHVNTYDQPGVELGKDILYKKFGK; this is encoded by the coding sequence ATGCTACATTTCAGTCGTGACTTTAGTTTTGAGAACACTGCTGCACATCAAAATATGATGGATGATGCTTTTGCAAGTATATCAGAGGAGTATAAGAGTGGGGAGGTTGGTTACTATAACCTTCCTCATGACTCACATGCTCTTTTAGATGAGGTACAAGAGTTAATACAGGGAAACATACTGTTAAATTCAGGGCAGATAAAAGATATTGCTGTCATTGGTATTGGTGGTTCATCACTAGGTATTAAAGCAGTTAACTCTCTTATGCTATCAAAAAATCTAAATACGCGTAGATTACATTTTTTTGAAAATTCAGACCCTATTGATATCTCAAGAACTATGGCAAAGCTTAGAAAGGAAAATACGCTATTTATAGTTATATCCAAGTCCGGCTCAACCATAGAGACTACATCTATCTTTAAGACCATAATCTCTTACTTTGACTTGGAACTTGAATCTGTTGATTCTCAAAGAGTTATCGTCATAACGGATAAGGGTTCATCCTTATCACTGTTTGCTAAGCACTATGGAGTAAAACAGTTTAATATCTCTGATAACGTAGGTGGACGCTTTTCAGTTTTAAGTGCTGTAGGTATAGTTCCCTTAACTCTAGCAGGTTATGATACAAAAACACTTTTAGATAGTGCTGAAGGCTTTTTAACCCGCTTTTTTAATCATGAAGAGGATCATATTTTAGAGAAGGCTTGTCACTTTTATGAACATAGTCCTATGCAGAGTATAAACGTACTCTTTGCTTATGCAAATGACCTTGAAAATCTCTGTAAGTGGTATGTACAGCTATGGGGAGAATCCTTAGGTAAGATAAATACACAGGAGAAAAATGTTGGATTGACGCCAATTGGATTAATTGGCTCCATAGATCAACACTCATTTTTACAACTCTTAATAGAAGGTCCAAAAGATAAGACAGTTACTTTTGTAAGTATAGAAGATTTTGAAAATGACTTGAGCATACCCGATGTGACACTAAAACATATAGAAAAAACTAATTTTGTAAATAGTAATAGTTTTAATACTCTTATAAATGCACAGTGTGACGCAACGCGCGAAAGTCTCATTCAAAGTGGTGTATCCGTAGATAGTATCGTTTTTCAAAGAATATGTGAGGGTAATATTGGTACAATGATAATATATTATGAACTACTAACTTCTTTGGTTGGAGCTATGTTACATGTAAATACGTACGATCAACCTGGAGTTGAGTTAGGTAAAGATATTTTATATAAAAAATTTGGAAAATAA
- the gap gene encoding type I glyceraldehyde-3-phosphate dehydrogenase — MSLKVAINGTGRIGMIVAKIIMQRDDVELVAINTTAKPDMLEYLFKYDSIHRGIDAKVIDDSTILLGGKTVKMFSTRDLNELDFGSAGAELVIECTGVFLTTEKAQAYLKNGVKKVVMSAPAKDDTPTYVLNINTDEYKGEAIISNASCTTNCLAPICKVLDDSFGIENGLMTTIHSYTNDQNILDVKHSSDKRRARAAAVNMIPTTTGAAKAIALVMPSLKGKLNGYAMRVPTPDVSVVDLTVNLKKNVSVEEINAAFVEASEGEFKGLIEVDTDKRVSSDFIGSTYSSTYIPDMTSVVDGKTVKVLAWYDNEWGYSSRLVDMCAFIGNK, encoded by the coding sequence ATGTCTCTAAAAGTAGCAATAAACGGAACTGGTAGAATAGGAATGATAGTCGCAAAGATTATTATGCAACGCGATGATGTAGAGTTAGTGGCGATTAATACAACCGCTAAGCCTGATATGCTCGAGTATCTATTCAAATATGATAGCATACATCGTGGAATAGATGCTAAGGTTATAGATGATAGCACTATTTTACTCGGTGGAAAAACAGTAAAGATGTTTAGCACTCGTGATCTCAATGAACTTGACTTTGGTTCAGCTGGTGCAGAGTTAGTTATTGAGTGTACAGGTGTTTTTTTAACAACGGAAAAAGCACAAGCATACTTGAAAAATGGCGTTAAAAAAGTTGTAATGTCGGCTCCGGCAAAAGACGATACGCCGACTTATGTGTTAAACATTAATACAGATGAGTATAAAGGCGAAGCAATAATCTCTAATGCAAGCTGTACTACAAATTGTCTTGCTCCAATTTGTAAGGTTCTCGATGATAGTTTTGGAATTGAAAATGGTCTGATGACTACTATTCACTCCTATACAAATGATCAAAATATACTAGACGTTAAACATAGCTCTGATAAACGCCGTGCTCGTGCGGCAGCAGTAAATATGATACCTACAACCACAGGTGCGGCAAAAGCTATTGCCCTTGTTATGCCCTCTTTAAAAGGAAAACTAAACGGATATGCTATGCGTGTTCCCACACCAGATGTCTCTGTAGTTGATTTGACTGTTAACCTGAAAAAAAACGTTAGTGTTGAAGAGATTAACGCTGCATTTGTCGAGGCTTCAGAGGGTGAGTTTAAAGGTCTAATAGAAGTTGATACCGATAAACGCGTATCGAGTGACTTCATAGGCTCAACTTACAGTTCAACTTACATTCCAGATATGACTAGCGTCGTAGATGGTAAAACAGTTAAGGTTTTAGCTTGGTATGATAATGAATGGGGATATAGCTCGCGTTTAGTTGATATGTGTGCTTTTATAGGTAACAAGTAA